The Micromonospora sp. NBC_00421 genome contains a region encoding:
- a CDS encoding winged helix-turn-helix domain-containing protein, with protein MDELLDDLLRKIKEGRYPPGSQLPSGRDLADAYDVSQSTISRAVARLREQGVLVGRPGRGVFVAESTRR; from the coding sequence ATGGACGAGTTGCTCGACGACTTGCTGAGAAAGATCAAGGAGGGGCGCTACCCTCCAGGCTCTCAGCTCCCCTCGGGGCGGGACCTGGCGGATGCCTACGACGTTTCGCAGTCCACGATCAGTCGTGCGGTGGCAAGGCTGCGGGAGCAGGGTGTGTTGGTCGGGCGGCCGGGGCGCGGTGTGTTCGTGGCGGAGTCCACCCGGCGCTGA